One window from the genome of Marinobacter sp. es.048 encodes:
- a CDS encoding CBS domain-containing protein encodes MKLVKDVMVRDVMTISPFASIREALSQMKQHSVKSLVVEKTSEHDAWGLITYTNVLKTVIAEDGDIDLLNVYDACAKPVISVGENLNVRHAASLMSKYRVKRLLVLADNDLKGFVVMDDIMAALLDSID; translated from the coding sequence ATGAAACTGGTCAAAGATGTAATGGTGCGCGATGTAATGACCATCTCTCCGTTTGCCAGCATCCGTGAGGCGCTGTCACAGATGAAACAGCACTCTGTAAAATCGCTGGTGGTGGAAAAGACAAGCGAGCACGATGCCTGGGGCCTGATCACCTATACCAACGTGCTGAAAACCGTGATCGCAGAAGACGGCGACATCGACCTTCTGAACGTTTACGACGCCTGCGCCAAGCCCGTCATCAGCGTTGGCGAGAATCTGAACGTCCGACACGCGGCCAGCCTGATGAGCAAATACCGGGTAAAGCGTCTTCTGGTGCTGGCCGACAATGACCTGAAAGGCTTTGTGGTCATGGACGACATCATGGCAGCACTGCTGGACAGCATCGACTGA
- a CDS encoding DUF1538 domain-containing protein yields MFYLRAFSHSLLHALKNLFPIIAVVAFFQLVILRQMPDNTLAMAAGLLIVAVGVALFLQGLELSIFPVGKSLSNQFARKGSVPVLLSFGFAMGFSAVVAEPALIAVAQQAEEISEGKIKALTLRILVAVSVGLVVALGVFRTIFGYPLHWFMIIGYIVVVVITWFAPPEIVGLAYDSGGVTTNIVTVPLIAALGIGLAASIRGRNPLLDGFGLVALAVMVPMITVQLYGIVVYSGMTADPTTVPTLIQDGTADQTPVLLTMLLDLAGMIRDVLPIILTILFFQYLVLRRGLTNPRRVLFGFALVVLGLYAFVVGLKLGLFPIGTSMARQLMSMEGFVFVYLFAFMIGFATTMAEPALIAIGHQAEQAAAGTINGNAIRIIVAVGVAVGITLGVHRIISGDSIHHYIIGGYILVIILTALAPRYIIPLAYDLGGVTTSEVTVPLVTALGIGLASSIEGRNVLIDGFGLIAFASIFPIVTVMSYAIIVEMLAKQRKTDS; encoded by the coding sequence GTGTTCTATCTGCGAGCTTTCAGTCACTCCCTTTTGCACGCCCTGAAGAACCTGTTTCCGATCATCGCCGTCGTTGCCTTCTTCCAGCTCGTTATTCTCCGGCAAATGCCGGACAACACGCTTGCGATGGCAGCAGGTCTGCTGATCGTGGCTGTCGGTGTTGCCCTTTTCCTCCAGGGTCTTGAACTGAGCATATTCCCGGTCGGCAAAAGCCTGTCCAATCAGTTTGCCCGCAAGGGCTCTGTGCCGGTTCTCTTGTCGTTCGGCTTCGCAATGGGCTTTTCTGCCGTGGTGGCAGAGCCAGCGCTGATTGCCGTGGCCCAACAGGCGGAGGAAATCAGTGAGGGCAAGATAAAGGCCCTGACGCTCAGGATACTCGTGGCGGTTTCTGTCGGGCTGGTAGTTGCCCTGGGCGTATTCAGAACCATCTTTGGTTACCCGCTGCACTGGTTCATGATCATCGGCTACATCGTGGTGGTGGTGATCACCTGGTTCGCGCCGCCCGAGATTGTCGGCCTTGCCTACGATTCCGGCGGCGTGACCACCAACATTGTTACCGTTCCCCTGATCGCAGCCCTGGGCATTGGTCTGGCAGCCTCCATTCGGGGCCGCAACCCCCTGCTGGACGGTTTCGGACTGGTTGCCCTCGCTGTGATGGTTCCCATGATCACCGTTCAGCTTTACGGGATTGTTGTCTACTCCGGTATGACCGCCGATCCGACCACGGTGCCAACCCTGATCCAGGATGGGACAGCCGATCAGACTCCCGTTCTGCTGACCATGCTCCTCGACCTTGCCGGCATGATCCGGGATGTACTACCCATCATTCTCACTATTCTGTTCTTCCAGTACCTGGTGTTGCGCCGGGGGCTGACCAACCCTCGCAGGGTCCTGTTCGGTTTTGCGCTGGTGGTGCTGGGACTCTACGCCTTCGTGGTCGGCCTGAAACTCGGCCTGTTCCCGATCGGCACCAGTATGGCCCGGCAGTTGATGAGCATGGAGGGCTTCGTCTTCGTCTATCTTTTCGCCTTCATGATCGGATTCGCTACCACCATGGCCGAACCCGCGTTGATCGCAATCGGACACCAGGCTGAACAGGCAGCCGCCGGTACCATAAACGGCAACGCCATCAGGATTATTGTGGCGGTCGGTGTCGCTGTGGGGATCACCCTTGGTGTCCACCGGATTATCAGTGGCGATTCCATTCACCATTACATTATTGGCGGCTATATTCTGGTCATCATCCTGACGGCGTTGGCCCCGAGATACATTATCCCACTGGCGTACGATCTTGGCGGGGTTACCACCTCCGAGGTTACCGTACCTCTGGTGACCGCACTGGGGATTGGGCTGGCCAGCAGCATTGAAGGCCGTAACGTGCTGATCGACGGGTTCGGACTGATTGCCTTCGCCTCCATCTTTCCGATTGTGACGGTGATGAGCTACGCCATCATTGTTGAAATGCTTGCCAAGCAGAGGAAAACAGACTCATGA
- a CDS encoding transcriptional regulator, with amino-acid sequence MKFSVLVAIVPENQEQDCVDAARDLGAGGITVLPGRGISNTAKKTFFGLTYDGSQSVLLMVLEKGLSLDILKVIQKILMPEHKDSKGLVFTLPLEHLGGIDMSQVEKFEQHLKDSL; translated from the coding sequence ATGAAATTTTCGGTTCTGGTTGCAATTGTTCCCGAGAATCAGGAGCAGGACTGCGTTGATGCCGCGAGAGACCTTGGCGCCGGCGGTATCACGGTGCTTCCCGGTCGCGGTATCAGTAACACCGCGAAGAAAACCTTCTTCGGCCTGACCTACGACGGCAGCCAGAGCGTTCTGCTGATGGTGTTGGAGAAGGGCCTCTCGCTCGACATTCTGAAAGTCATCCAGAAGATACTCATGCCCGAGCATAAGGATTCAAAGGGACTGGTGTTCACGCTTCCCCTGGAACACCTGGGCGGGATCGACATGTCCCAGGTCGAGAAATTCGAACAACACCTGAAAGATTCACTGTAA